In Pseudophryne corroboree isolate aPseCor3 chromosome 2, aPseCor3.hap2, whole genome shotgun sequence, the sequence AAGGGACCTGGTGACCTCAAGAGGATCTGTGGACCTGAAGGGGAACTGCGGACCATAAAGGGAGCTGCAGACCTTAAATTGAAATGCGATCTGCTAGTAAATTGCTGGCAGACAGACCTGAAATGGAACTGCGGACCTTAAAGAGAACTGCAGGCCTTAATGGGAAATTTGGACCTGAAGGGGAACTGGTGGCCTGATGGACCAGAAGAGGAACTAAGGACCTTAGAGGGAGCTGCTGACCTTGCGGACCTGAATGGGGAACGGCGGACCTGGCAATGGCTGTGGCACCGGTGGACCTGGAAGGGGACTGCATGCCTGGCAGACCTGTGGCGCTGAAGGAACTGGAAGAGGAGTCCAGCTTATCTCTCAACAGTGCTTGGAATGATGACCAAGGCTTCCGCCAGGTAACCCAGCCAACAACAGCCTCCCGCCGGCAGTAACAGCGCTCCGCTCCCTGCCAGAAGCGTACTGCTCTCCTCGCAACACTATGAGCTGGCTGGGTTATGTATTTACATAACCCAGCCCACCTTATGATGGGCATAAAGGCTGACCTATCACAGGTCGgccatacacacagcacgatgcaccaatgtatctacagatatattggtcatgggctgtgctgcagggccgacgcgatatgtctgtgaacgactttgttcacagacatatcatttgTACACTACATACTGGCCGAACAGTTAAcgcatacctaccaactgtcccgatttttgcgggacagtcccggtgTTTggtgactgtcccgctgtcccacccgcttagcttagcagagcagcagtgaatagagcagagcttagcagagcagcagtgaatagacactgtgcgcatgcgcacagcgtcttttcacaggtgacagagggagagatggcATGCCAGcagccctcagtgacaaaaacgggcgTGGTTTCACCGCGTTGATGTCCCTCGTCCACAGGgttcgatgttgggaggtatggttaacgaTATAtgggccgatcaattgatcggccaatatatctgccagtgtgtacccagtaccCTTCATACATAGATGTCTTCATCCCACAGCAGCCTGGCCCTGAGCAAGCAGAGAGCGGCCTTCTCTGCCACAGGAGAGCATCCAAAGTGCAGCAGATCTCATCACCCCTACACTGCCAGTGCGGGTGCTGCACTCAGTGCACCCTTACCACGCTCATGCATGTATCAGTATCACACAGCACAGTGGAGCCTCACTGCCAGCATGCCATGCTGAAGAGCTTCCTTAACCTTTTCGCATGTCACCCTCTAACTCTGAACCAGTGCTTACATTAACCCCTTCATTATCAGGATCTGACTATGTTTCAAACTTTGACTCAGCCAATTCACATGCACTGCAGATACCTCTCATCACCCATCAGCCAGAGAGGTAGTCTGCACTCCTGTGCCAGCAATGCACACCTCTCCGCTGCGAGAGGCCACCAGGTGACACTGCAATGTCATAGTGCAAGCCATCCTTCTCTCTACAGGCAGGCGGCTGTACCCAAAAGACCCAGCAACATTCCTCATTCATACTGTACAGCCGCACTCACTCCGCACTAGCAGCGGGGCTGGGGTGCCGCCCATGCACAACAGATACCTCTTATCACCCATCAGCCAGAGAGGTAGTCTGCACTCCTGTGACAGCAATGCACACATCTCCACTCCCGGGTCAGAGCACACGCGGCAGAGGGGGGGAATATTACACCACAGACCAGGGCGCCCGGTGTATAAATGATCCGCCAGCGCAGCTCACTTACTGCCCCACCCCCGGATACCTTATTGCTGGCCAAGCGACAGTCTAAGGAGGGGACCGGCAGAGTGTTCTGGCTGCGAGGAGGATGGCAGATCAAATGTCCGCTTCTGTGCAaatcgtaaatcttcaaagtcgtccatatttgtacacccatttgaAGGTACTCTTAGTACACTCCCTCCAGGcagcactgcgcaggcgcaacaaattgatttgccctatctttaaaatggggcatattttacttaattaaaaaaaactgtaactttctgaaaaaccacaaccccaaaaggcactacactgggacatgctctatctaataaaacaaacccagaGTCTTAATTATTACTCTAccatgagttatgccttcccaaaaatctttcTCATAGACTACATGGGAAAACGGTGCcaaaaagccatacaggaagtagcagaaaaaaactgacagttgaaactttaggttgctcccaattcctatttttttattattttgccctgaaatttggcatgcagcaccgggtgacgattctacgcgtccatgccaaatttcagctgagtacgtccaatcacttttaAGGTGTAGTCCCTCAAACACCATGTCcctatctcagaagttccctatgggagaattctgtTTGTtcaattcagccttaatataagggcacgaccgtgcccttataatatatacctCCATAAACGGCTGAGCCACCGCAGAGGAAAATTTTTATTCAGGAACGTGTCCAAGGAGAGACGCACGCTTTTTAAATATTCATGTGCAATACTTCTATCCGTTTGCAAATATAAATCAGGAATAGAAGAGTTGTGGGTAATACTGGATACTTTTGTTGATGAAAGGCCACATGATATTAACTTGATATTATTAATTGTTGCAATCGATtgcctacatactgtatatgtttttacTGTTGTAGTAATAAAACCTGTTTTTTGCTCATTCATTTAATGTTTATTCAGCCATATACAGTATGCACCTTGTGATAATTAgtgcagaaaaaaaaaacccactggaaTGACACCTGAGTGCCCAGTAGGACCATTTGGTAATGGCAAGGGGCCGACAACCAGTCAAACCCCACAAAGCATGGTGGACGTTGGGAGGTAGTGGTTGGTGACACTGACATTATTGTGTCTGTTAGACCTCATTACTCAGTAATTTACCTCCCAGGTAGGCACAGTTGTAGTAGCTGCACCTCTTCTTACTGCTCTGCAGGATGAATATGTTCCCCTCCTTGATGTTTTCAGAGACATGAAACACCTCATTCACTGGAATCACCACCTCTTTCTCGAAAGGTCTAATGGAGAAGTTGTGTACTTCTACCCCGAAGCATGTGGTGATATTGAAGAAAGACCCGTTTGCAAACGTCTGCGCCAGACTGAGGTCAGCAGTTGTAGAAAGAAAATGTTCGAGTCTGACATGGTGCAGGGACCCAAGAGGCGGATAACTGATAATGTTGGTCCCCATATAGGTGGTCAGTGGTTTCCCATCACACCCGGCTCGGAGCAAAGTCAAGGCTCTGGTGAGGTAAAAATGGAATGAGTGGTACATGAATGATTGGGGATCCATTTCATATTGCACTACAGCGTGTTTTAACTTAGTTTCATTATTGACGTGCACTAATAGTGCTATCCCATGTTCATCTTTAAATCCCTCAGGAAGAGTTTTCATTGAGGACTTTTTTATCAGCCAAGTTTCAGAAGCATTTTTCCAAGCATTGTCCAATGCCTTGTCATTCTGCCTTTCCTTCCTCAGTAAATCTGGCACTAGGGCCTCCATTTGGTTGAGGCATCCAACATATTGGTCGTCAAAGGAATACTCAAACATTCCCAGCTGCCCCCACTGAGCGTCCACCTGTGAAAACAAGTGTCATTATTGTGTTCAGGCTCTTTAAGGCTTATTTATCAACGTGCAAACACTGACATCATCATTAGGTGCCCAACTCTGAGGTTACAGACAAGGGCACATATTTGTAGGCCAAGGTAACAGTGTCTGTGGGAGTACACCATCTTGTGTCTGGGTGGGTTGGGGAGAATGAaccgtcagagaggtaggaagacagccacgaGAGGGCAGCATcaggcagaccaatggagtgaaggatttgcagtaggcgaggatggtccacagtgtcaaaagcaacagagagagcagcagagagtgtcaagaagaataagtagagagtagtggcccttagatttaacagaaaggaggtcattgcagacttttgtgagggcagtttcagatgagtggagaggacggaagccagactggaatgggtcaagcagtgagtgggaagaaagaaaggaagtaagtaaAGAAAGAAAGGAATGTATGAGGCTAAAGGTCAGATTCAGCGTGAGTTGTAGTTTTGGGAGAAATCGCAAAACTTCAACTTATGTCTCTAGCATGTGGGGGTCCGGCGAGAACAGGGAAaaggccgccccgcatgccaggtccaCCCCTATGCTAAAATGCGAGGACATCGCTATACAGCGATGCGCTCACATCTTAAGGGTTACCCCCTACCTACGTAGCCTATCTACGAAGGCAGTTGCCGGgcagccatgttttgggtcgcagtggctgcgtgtgacatcacgcagccactgtggcccacccccagaggcgtcactcacctcttggacacccggtgcggcggcaaaagagggggcggggcttcgcgagaaggggcggggcttcacgggctgGCATCCGTTTTCACTGCTTGAATGACTGGAAAGGGGCGGTGCTTtctgagaaggggcggagcttcgcgtcccgacacccggtTTTTTTTGTCACTTGGGGGGTTTAGGAGGTGTAGGCTCACTCCCGGGGAGTGCTGTgcttgcagtgctggctcctacagagtgacaggagccgagtgctgcacataatgtaacagtgcagcacccagctcctgtctctaagcaggagctggcattttggtgtcacccctcggcgggtgacacccggcagcgggccgcaccccccgcaccccccttgtgacgccactgcccacCCCACAAATGGTTCAGACACACCTCTGTTGTGCAGACCGCGCCGCCCCCCTGAACGGCACATCGATGCCTACAAAACGCATCAATGCCCTGTTCCCGCCCCCCGCAGGGACTAGAACTGCGATCGCAATTTAAGACCTCATTCATGCGTGCAGTGGCGTTTGAGCATAGTGATTTCAGCACTTTTACCACTGTTGCTGAatcagtgtcacaatcctgactgtaggtttatatttggtgacttacccctgccatctgtcctggatcctgtgtcttttcactcacggagttaaacagcttgtcagcactatgagttttcctgagttctctgcctgagaggtaatcagctccacctgtggtgatctcctgtgtgaggctgaattcagtaatctaaaagcaagcatcctgtgttttgcagaagtccaggcttcagtgttctcttggcctgctaggcctcattctacatcacagccttggctagagtagtcacatgacagtgacatcacctaatcctgcccaccaatcatcaaggaccaggaagtataaatcaggaggctgagttggaatctgggccagttccttgtgtcacatacagccttgtgtgagtctgaaaagctgagctcccttaaggtaacctttgtacctaagttcctgtggaaactctgttcccttgttaccgtttggtttacttgtgtgtcgccatttgatttcaccatttccctgagtctcaatgtaaaggcacagctgcaatgtttcgtcttaaaggtacagtactgaattccgtgttctccactgaaaaccacagctgtcgtgtttcagttttactactgttgtagttgggatcgccagagctcagtacctccgtgcttccagcacctccgtgccacagcacctctgtgcctcagtacctccgtgcctcagcatctccgtgcttccagtgcctcagtacctccgtgcttccagtacctccgtgcttccagtacctccgtgcttccagtacctccgtgcctcagtacctccgtgcctcagtacctccgtgcttccagcacctccgtgcctcggtgcctccatgcttccagcacctccgtgcctcagtatctcagcaactccg encodes:
- the LOC134989160 gene encoding ecto-ADP-ribosyltransferase 5-like: MAGVDAQWGQLGMFEYSFDDQYVGCLNQMEALVPDLLRKERQNDKALDNAWKNASETWLIKKSSMKTLPEGFKDEHGIALLVHVNNETKLKHAVVQYEMDPQSFMYHSFHFYLTRALTLLRAGCDGKPLTTYMGTNIISYPPLGSLHHVRLEHFLSTTADLSLAQTFANGSFFNITTCFGVEVHNFSIRPFEKEVVIPVNEVFHVSENIKEGNIFILQSSKKRCSYYNCAYLGGKLLSNEV